The sequence below is a genomic window from Elusimicrobiales bacterium.
GCTGCTGGTGAAAGCCGGGTTCAAGCCGCTTTCTTTCCGCGACAGGCTGGACTTTTCAAAAGGAGGGCGCGGCCCGAGGCTTGTCGCCCTGGCAGTCAAAGGAGAATAATATGCCCAAACTGGTTGAATGCGTGCCGAATTTCAGCGAAGGCCGCGACGAGGCTAAAATAAACGCCATAGTGGAGGCGGCGCGCACCGTCCCCGGAGTGATAGTGCTGGACGTGGAAAAAGACGCCGACCATAACCGCACCGTGCTCACTTTCATCGCCCCGGTCGAAACCGCTGCGGACGCCTGCTTTGCCGCGGTGAAAAAATCGGCGGAGCTTATAGACCTCAACTCCCACAAGGGCGAGCATCCCCGCATGGGCGCAACCGATGTCGCGCCTTTCATCCCGGTGATGGGCTCCACCGTTGAAGACTGCGTCGCCCTCGCGGGAAAACTGGGCGAAAAAATCGGTTCGGAACTGGGCATTCCGGTTTACCTCTACGACCTGGCCGCGCGCAGGCCGGAGCGCAAAAACCTCGCCGACGTGCGCAAGGGCCAGTTTGAGGGCCTGCGCGGGGAAATAGGCAAAAACCCGGACAAAACGCCGGATTTCGGCCCCGACAAAATCCACCCGACTGCGGGCGCGATTGCGGTGGGCGCAAGGCGGCAGATAGTCAATTTCAACATCAATCTGGACACCGCCGACATGGAGCTTGGCAAAGCCGTGGCGAAAAAAATCCGGGCCTCAGGCGGCGGGCTGCCCTGCCTGCGCGCCAAGGAGATTTTGCTGGCCGCCAGGAATCAGGTCCAGATTTCCACGGTGCTGACAGATTACGGGACCACCTCAATCAAGGCGGCGGTGGACGCGGTGGAGCGCGAAACCACGCCGAGCGGCGTCAAAATCACGGGAACCGAGCTTATAGGGCTTACCGCGGGCGACGCGCTTATAGCCTATGCCGCCGAGTCGCTTAAAACCGAAAATTTCAACCCGCAGGCGCAGATTCTGGAAACCCGCATAGCCGAACTGCTGGGCGGCTGGCAGTCGGGCGCGGGGAATTTTGTGGAGGCGCTGGCCTCCTCCGCGCCCACTCCGGGCGGCGGCAGCGCGGCGGCGCAGACCTCCGCGATGGGGGCGGCGCTGGGACTTATGGCGATGGCGGTCAGCCTGCAGAGCAAAAAGATTTCAGAGGATAAAAAGGCGGTAATGCGCGTTGTGCATGCCAAAGTGGCGGAGCTGAAAAACGCGCTGTCGGCCTGCGTAAGCGAGGATGCCCGCGCCTACGATATGTATGTCGCCGCGCGCAAGCTGCCCAAGGATTCGCCGGAGCGGGAGGCCGCCATGCAGTCCGCCGCCAAGTACGCGGCGCAGGCTCCGCTTAAAACCGCGCAAATCTCCAGGCTGGCAATCATTGAGCTTTCCGCCGCCGGGGGCTGCATACACGCGCCGGTGATGTCGGATTTCCGCTGCGCCATGCATCTGCTTAAAGCCGGCATAGCCTGCGCCGCCGAAAATGTGAGGATAAACCTGGACTCCATAGCCGACAAGGCCTGCGCCGCGCGGCTTGAAAAGGAAATAGCGTCTCTGGTTTAATAAATCATGCCCGAAGAAGAGGATAAAAAACCTTCCGCCCCGCCGGACCTGGGCGGCGTCTTTGAGCGGCTGGCCAAAACCCCTCCGCCGCAGGACGCTCCCCGCCGGGAGGCGCGCAAAGTTCACGAGGACAGGACCTCCGTCCGCGCGCTGCGCGACAATTTGTCGGGCTATCAATGGGCGCAGGGCGAGGTGTACCGGCTTTCGGCCAAGTATTTCGGCAAGCGCACCGCCGCCGAGCTGGACGAGCAGTGCCAGCGCCTGCTCAAATCCCTGCATTATATGGAATCCCCGGAAGAAAACGCGGACCTGGCGATAAACACCCTGCTGGACAGGATGACAAGCGCGGAGGCGATGAAGGCCTCCCTGGCGCGCAAAAGCATGGCCGAGCTTAAAAAAGCCTTCGCCGACGCCGGCTGGCCGCAGGACAGGGCGGCGCGCATCGCCGCCAAATACGCGGGCGAACGCTCCGCAGCCGAGATAGAGGCCCGCTGCCGCATAATACTTTCCGAGTTGCCGCACGACCAGTCCCCCTCCGAAAACCGCGACCTGGCCCTTGACGTGCTGGAAGACGCGGGCAGCTACGAGGCCGCCAGGGCGCAGGCCGCGCGCCGCGTCTGGCTGAGGCAAACCGCCCGGCTGCTGGACGCGCCGCCCCAGCTTGCCGAGAAGCTGGCGGACGCCTTTCCGGGCAAAAAAACCCCGCAGGAACTGCTGGCGGAATGCGAGGCTCTCACCGCCCGCATAAAATGCGGGCAGTACCCGAAGGATTTCCTGCCCGCCATAGCCGTCCTGCTGGGCGAAACCGCCGAGGGCGACGCCATGCGCCATGCCCGCGCCCAGAAAAACCGCGACGATGTGAACCGGCTGGCCTGCGAGCTGTCGCTGACGCAGAAGCAGGCGGCCAGAATTGCCGCCGCATTTGCCGCGCCGGAAAGCGAAAAATGGTTTGACGAGCGTTTTCTGGAGCTTTTCGAATCGCTTCCCCAGTATGCGGATTCGGACCGGGAAAACGCGCTGCTGGCCGCCCGCGTCCTGGCGGGCGAGCTCAACGAGAAAGAAGCCCTCTCCC
It includes:
- the ftcD gene encoding glutamate formimidoyltransferase, which translates into the protein MPKLVECVPNFSEGRDEAKINAIVEAARTVPGVIVLDVEKDADHNRTVLTFIAPVETAADACFAAVKKSAELIDLNSHKGEHPRMGATDVAPFIPVMGSTVEDCVALAGKLGEKIGSELGIPVYLYDLAARRPERKNLADVRKGQFEGLRGEIGKNPDKTPDFGPDKIHPTAGAIAVGARRQIVNFNINLDTADMELGKAVAKKIRASGGGLPCLRAKEILLAARNQVQISTVLTDYGTTSIKAAVDAVERETTPSGVKITGTELIGLTAGDALIAYAAESLKTENFNPQAQILETRIAELLGGWQSGAGNFVEALASSAPTPGGGSAAAQTSAMGAALGLMAMAVSLQSKKISEDKKAVMRVVHAKVAELKNALSACVSEDARAYDMYVAARKLPKDSPEREAAMQSAAKYAAQAPLKTAQISRLAIIELSAAGGCIHAPVMSDFRCAMHLLKAGIACAAENVRINLDSIADKACAARLEKEIASLV